The region ATTCCAACAGGGAGGCTCATAAGATGCTCAGACATTATTGTGGTCAGGCAGTATTAGATAAATGATGCTATCTGCTACATAAGCCCATTCGAAAGGAGTCCTTAGAGCCAAAGGAGTCCTGTTCAGAGATGGAACCTGTGTTTCCTCCTTCTGTAAGAGAATACAATTTATAGTATTTAGTTTATCCTCATATGTTTGTGGCCCTTTCTCATTGCAGTTGTATTATAGTTTGAGCTGCACTACAATCGCACTAACACAAGAGGGGAGTGTTGCATTGGGCATCATGAATAACAAATCAATGTTTGTATTATAAAAAGTGAGTAACACTCAGAGGAGAACTTAAGAGTTGACTGAAATCCACATTTTGCTGCAGTCAGTCAACAAATAAGCTGATATCTTATTGTCCTCTCCTACAGCTTGATGAGTTTGATTCATTTAATTGATTGAAAATAGTTTACTGCAGTTGTGCAGAAAGTTGATGCAATAAGAAGTATCATGCTACAAATAGATTTATGCTTTCACCCATCTTGAACTCTGCTAATCTGTATGAAGCCACATCAATCGGCTCCACCTTATCGTTTAGAGCCAGCTTttagttaaaataataaagaatgtAAAGCTTTTTAAGTGTTACATAACTGCTGataacattttagaaaatgttatgCAATTTACTTCTATGAGTACAAACCTTGTAAGTACCTCAAGGTTAAGATTTAAGTGTACTTGTTAAATCATGAGATAAATATCAAGTTATATTCTGTCAAAAACAACTAGGGATAATGCCTATATATCAAAACATATTCATATTATTTGACACTGATGTCTGGGCTTTTAAACTCATCCCACATTCTTCATGTTGCTACGTGCTCTACATGGTCTTTTGAACACTGTTTTCCCACTATCGAAATTAAAGGAAATTGTGAGATATATTTTTATAAACTACTGACATTGTTGACGTTGAATGAAAAATGGTTGAACAGCACATAATATGAGTTTGCAGCTTCCAGCAGTTTTTACTCCtaacagttcagtgtgtcaaACAGAGGCATGTCAACATTTTTCATGCTATTGAAGCCTCTCTGCACACTAATGGGAATTATGGCCATTCTGCCTTCAGCACCCTTCTGACAGTCTGAGGTTCTCCCTTGACTCCCACCAGCTAGTTCACCTCTCTCAagtgttctctttttttcccttctttctccatctctctctctctctctctttatccccAGGGTCTCTTACCCCTTGCTTGTACAAGTTTCCAGATCATGGTCTAGGTAGTGGTTCCTGTGCATTAAGCCACAGTTTCTCCTCACTGCCCTCGGCCTTCCTCTCCACTGATGAGGCCCCTGGGGGCCTCTCTGTTATAGAGATGAAAACTGACGCCCAAAGGAAGAGTGTGCGGGAGCCAGAAGACGCCCCTGCTATGGACTCCCCACAGATAAGAGAGCTGGAGATGTTTGCAAATGACTTCAAAATACGGAGGATCAAACTCGGTGAGTATATCTATGAAATCTATCCCACTGAATAtgtccccacttattaacttaACATGCACCATACATTCCTCTTTGCCTGTACAGTTTCCCATAAAGTCTtgtaatgtttcattttgtccttCAGGCTACACACAGACTAACGTCGGAGAGGCTCTTGCTGCAGTGCACGGATCAGAGTTCAGCCAGACCACaatctgcaggtttgaaaatCTGCAGCTGAGCTTCAAGAACGCCTGCAAACTTAAGGCCATTCTGGCTAAATGGCTCGATGAAGCTGAGCTGGCAGGAGGTGAGTCACATATCTGATCATCTCCATCATCCTCCACTGACAGCACATTATTCAAACGTTATCTAACCTGGAAATCCCTTGATGAGTATCAAAATTGTAAATGCATTTTGGTTTTGTGTGAAAGGATCAGTTAGAAGGAGTAAGTAACTTTGCTTTAACACCTAAAACTGGTTCTGCATCTTTTAAGACAGTGGTTTTCAACCAGTGCTGTTGTGACCATTGAACGCTTAAAATGAAACCGATATCATCTCTTGTCTCCTCATCACAAAATGCATCAATGAGCCGATAGTGTTCACAAATATTCTGTGGTAATCACATCCCTTTGACTCTTCCTGCAGCCCTGTACAGTGATAAAATAGGCATGAATGAGCgcaagaggaaaaggagaacaACTATCAGGTATTATACATAGCAAAGACATATTCAATTCTGTATATCTTTATACAGTAATGTTGAGTTTCATGCacttcatcctctctcctctgtcattTGTTACTCACTGCAGCCTTGGAGCTAAGGAGGCTCTGGAGCGCAgctttgtggaaaaaaacaagccaTCCTCCCAGGAAATAACGCGGATAGCCAAAGGTCTCCATCTGGAGAAGGAGGTGGTCAGAGTGTGGTTCTGTAACAGACGCCAAAGAGAGAAACGGGTCAAAACCAGCCTCAATCTTAGCTCCTGTTTGAGCAAAATCAGCCCTAACTGTATCACACAGATGagcaaaacacaaagagcaATGATGTGATTTAAGGTTCAGCTATAGAGTGTCGGTTTACATCAGGTCTCTATCATGATCATGCTGTTTAGAAATGCTTTTAAAACCAACAATCTGACAGAAATCAATCTATtattacacaaacagaaaaaccttATAAGCTCTCCTCACTCTGCGTCAACAAACTTCTGATACAATTGCAacactttcatttctttttacattcTGTACATTATGTGAAGCTGCAAACAATGCACCACAATTCTGTGATAAAACACATGTCTATATCAGTTTGTTTGTGGAATCCAATCAGCAAATCGTTTTTGCTGATTTAAAGTTGgaaagactttaaatgaaaggcacaatattcaccattaattcagcttattagcatgctaattagtagcatactggctacTTATTAGTCAATATTAAGTGTTACTAGTACCTTATTATATGACAGTCTGTTATCTATAGGTAATagactatggtcatgtagaataaggtacaAAAAGGTTtgtaataatgactaataagcagcccGTATGCTTTCTACGAAGCAAAATTAACAAGACCTTAATTTAAATCGTCTAGTTTCTTGTAATATAGAAATGTCCCTCATTGCACTGGCTTTCTtcatcttatttaaaaaaaatgtaaatacctTAAAGAGCAAGACAGACAGTAGCTTTTCTTACCtgaagttaaaatgaatgatgaatttATGAACTTCACATGGTTCTGCTGATTTGATCCTTCAGCCTATAAACCTGAACTGTAACTTTCCTAAATCTTAGCTATGCCTTGTTTTCTCTATGCATGTTGTGAATACATGGAGGACTAAACCAAATACAACTCCAGTACAAAGATTACTAAATGGATCAGCCTTGTGCCTTTTCAAAATAATTGTTAAATTCTGTTTACTTAATGTgccttgtttatgtttttttggaaGAGACACAGTACTTGTTTTCTGATAAGGAATCTAACAGCAGGAATCTTTGTGTCAGTTGTGTTACTTGGTGTATTTTTCCCTGTGCTCTTTTATTCATTAACTGTCTCTTTATTTATGTTGGTCCTGCTGCTGTCTCAACAgtaatatatttaaagtttcacCACAACCTATTTATTTGAGATCTAATATATTATGCTGATCCACTTTGCTGAGTACAAAACTCTGCTCTGATTTATAGCTTGAAGTCATGGGACACCTGAAACTTTTGGGACATTtctgccaacacacacagatctgagCTCTGCTTGGTTCCCTGATGTAAGATCAATTTTTCATATCTcttgatgttgtttgttgttgctgccttGACAAAGTGTCATCAAAAGAAGAACATCGGCCTGTCACGGCTCTGACCTGGTTTGGATGACTGATGTGAAACTTCAATGGTGAAGAAATGAGCTCTACACACAACATCCCTCaaccattgaaaaaaaaaaaaaactaccactCTGTTCACCTTCCATCAGGTAGCAGACATTTGtgatcagaaaaaaatgaaattggaTTGAAAGATTAGCAttgtgcagaaaatgaaaagccaTGTATCAATGTTTGGTAGACAGATACGTATACAATGCTTTAATTCAGCGTGATTTAAAATATCTGGTAAATCTACCAAAGACTGAGTTTCTCAGGACTAAAGTTTGCACTTGTACTGATTGTCCTTCATCTCCCAGACACTGAATGGTAAATCAGTTGAATTCATTTCTGAGAATAAAAGTGTTTCATGAGGAGCTACATGAACAATGTGTCGTTTTTACTATTGTATTAATACATacattaagagagagagagagagagagatgtacaATTCATGGGTGTGTAGCAGGGGATTCATAAATAAAGCTAGGACATCTTAGTTAAGGAACAAGCAGTTTCTTCTGTGATTCATGTTGGGCTGTCTGAATGGACTGCTCTCAGGGGAAATAAATGCAGAGGGTCAATGATTGCTGACACACTTTGGAGGGTGTACGGTGGAAGGTTACAGGCACAGCATGCTGTACAAAATTACACTAAGAAGCTTCAAAGTCACACAGATAATTAAAATCTTAATATGAATGCCCTTGATGATAAAACTCTTTAATATGAACTGAGTCTTGTAATTTTCCATCACCTTTTTATGTATTCTCAGAGCATTCAAACCACTGATTTGACTGCTACATATTTTTATGCCAGGAAAATCCATATGCAGACTTGGTATTATGCTGTTTCATTGcaaattgattttaaaagtgtgCACTGCTTCACTCCAATGATGCCACTTTGAGAGAAATGAATGCAGACTTGATGCTCACTGTGATGAAAAGGGGGCCAAGATTGAAGAGTCTGCCATTTATGTGGGAATGAATGGGAAGCAATAGCTGCCTGGAATGGGTCATATACATCTGAACATCTTTAAATGTACAGCATGAAGAGGAAAATGTTCCGCAGAATACGGAGTCTATATAATTTTTAGAGAAGGATTTGTAATAAAAGTTGGTATGGTCCATTAAGGGGAAAATGACACATAAGAGGCTTATCCAATAGTACCTGAAGAAACTTTATTTCCTTATATAAAAGCCATACACCCTTTACAGAGTCACTTTACACTGacgaaagaaaacaaagaggagtGCACatacacctttttaaaaacgtttGGACATTGTTTAACGATGGACCTGCACTCAATCAATGTCGAAATCtgttaaaacattgttttcaccCACATTCACAAGAGACTGCTGAAAGTCGGACGAAAGGATTGATTAAGAATGATGTATTGTTCATGTCATGCAAGAACTAAAACATTCCCACTTGAGTGGCAGGGGGAATAAAGATGTGAACAAAAGGGCCAGacagagaggaatacaaagacTTAACATCAtctttctgtcacactgaaCACATCTCTGCACAGAATCTCCTTAATCACAGTGTCTTTTTGGTAAACACTTCCATCATGTTGTTTCTGTAGTGTTTTTGCAAGTCTGTGAGTGAGGCAgcttaaaaatgacaaatgataGTAACTGCACAGCAGCTGAAAGCGAAAAGGGACTGCAGGAACAGTGCCATCCTACAATCATGATGTAAATCCCCACATCCTATATTAATATCAGCTAGCAACCAAACTATGAAAAGAAAACTCATTTGATTACTCAGTAGTTACAAACAATCGACTCAGAACTCTTTGAAAACTCCCTCCTCAGTCCTAATTTGGGTTTGATTAGGTTTTCTCGCACAAGCTGCACTGCATCAAAGCATCGGAGGTGCACATTAAACGCCTCCAATCAATCCACCTGAGCATCTCATGAATTAATTTGAAGTTAATCGATAGGCCTCGCCTGAGCGCGGAGCCAGCAACATCCCTTAAATATTTCCCATGCATATGTTTTTTCCAGAGTTACATCATCTCCAGTCCTTATGGTAACAAGTCTtaaggattttaaaaacatgacgaTCAATATGTATGATGCTTCACTTGTGTGGtgacagatattaaaagtgTGATGACCTCCTATTTTTTCACTTTACTTGCTTGGTAAGGAAATGAAGTCTGCGTCCAACGGCCCAAGGAAATTTTGCCCAAAGAAAATTGAAAGCTTGTACATAAAGGAGAGGATCATTTGCTTCAGAGACGGTTAATTAGATTGGGCTTCAAATGAACCAGTAGCGTCGATGACAGCAGGTAAGTAGTTAGAAGGAAAACAACCAAACATCCATCTTGTTTCTGACAACCCCTAAGCCCTACTTCATTAACATGTTTTACTCATTAAAACTTTTCAGAGAGACACCATCCATCTTCAGCCACATGACAGCTGACTGATGATATGATTCATTTACGTTTTGACCAAACATCAGATGGGAAGAGGCCAACTCTGAGATCTTGTATTACTGTAGCCcttatagagagagagagagagaggtgaaggtGAGCAACAGTGTAGGTGGTCCTGACCTCTTCAGGTAAAGCAGGTATTATTTATCCACCTTCAGGCTGTGGCCACTTcagcaccaaaataaaatattgtcgTATAAAGAGATCACATGTTTTGCCCTTATATGTAAGTCCATCTGCAGATAAAAGTATGAATATGAATTTGTTATTATGTCTGTTAACCTGCATGCCTTCAAACGTTTccatgtgtttgagtgttgatGTGCAGCCTTTGTTAGGCCTGTAGCAACTGAGCAGTGACAATGTGTCTCAAAGAGTCTGTATCAATCAGTATTAATGTTGCACAAGTTTATAATGTGAACATTAATACAAAGAAGACGTTTAGTCCACTCCCAGAGCTCGGAGCTGTCTCTCGATCTCATCGTCAGAGATGGTGGCTTgtttggaggaggaggcggcgctGGGGACGCCCTTTCCTGCAGCTGGAGCTCTCACCATCTGGAAGCAAACAAAAATCCATTAGCAGGAACATTTAATCCAAATttaggagacacacacacacacacacacacacacacacacacacacacacacagacaatacacagagacacacattaaCAAAGTTTAGTACTTAGTACTGGCTGCCACGTGTTGGCTTGCCTAATGCCTCTCAAAACCTTAAAAGTTAAAGACCTATTCAAATTTCAAAATAGTCAATGTAAGTTGGAAAACTATCACTCACCCCCTGAAAGCTATTCATATATACATGCTTTTATAGTTTCATATGACTAAATGACACTTCAGCTTAATGTAAGTGGGTGTCACTAACaagcattttttaaagcatcaaTCATCTGTCACatacacatttaaattatttatttttaaatcagatgtGAGTGTTGCTTTCCagattcccttttttttgttaaattgcTTTCTATGCAACAagattgttaatgttttttaactAGGGATAGTTTCAACAGCCTGGCCACACaatcaaaatgtttaatcataaaaaaaatcaaactcttATTAAaccattgttttatttaccaaaaACTGAAGCCAATTTTCTGCATTTTGCATCTCCATGTTTAAAACCCAAATGCACTAACATGAATTATAATACGACGTGATAATAGAACACAAATGGCGGCCGCTTTACTTGAATTGGTTTCCCCTACAGCATAGTAAAGGAGACGTGTTACTTCCATTCAAGCTTAGGCGTTAATTGAGCTTTTATTGTTTCACTTTCCTAGAGAGAGCATGATTTGAGCGTattcacagagaaaacaatcaCATCCCTCGAAAGTCAAAACTGGTTTTACAGCTTTTTATGAAACTTGCCTGTTTGTTTGCTCCAGCTGCAGGCTCCTTTATGGGACTGTTTGTGAATGTATGCTATATTGTGTTATGAGGAGGTAATAACTCATGAAGCCCCCCAGGGGGAGCCATACACGCACATACAGCAGATGGGGCCACCTGGTTGTTAAAAAGACTACAGCACACAGAGTGAGAAGAGCTGAGGGCTAGCCCCACCGTGTGGCAGCTGGAACACATTTAAAGAGCGCTGTAGAAACCATGTGGAACATTTAGTGCTTCGATAATGCTGCTAGGAGATGTGCAGTCCAATCAGACCAGATACATATGTTTAACATGGTGTAAAACTTCATACTTTAATATGTTTCTGACATGTATATGAAGAGGAAAAGTTGTTTTAGGAGTATTCCTTTATATTTTGCAACATTGGAATTGTAAATACACTAggattgttatttattttatgggGCAAACAAACTGGGGATAAGTTTGAATATTTGTTGTAAATAATTGTTTGTTGGAATAATTTATAAACTAATAGCAGAAATGTAACATAGGGGTAGGGGTATATAAGTttttacttcttcctactcctacACTGTTACTttagtattttgttttgtttatcttattttaaattttgGTTCGAAATAAAGTCTTTCAGTCATTCCTTCATGTTTTTACTTATATAATTCTGAACAAATAATGGATATTTTTTGCAAGACTATTGGCAACAAGTGAATGAAATACTGTTTGCTCATGCCCATTGAAGTGTTTTCAAACATTAGATACAGTACAGGTAAAGTATGTCTGACATATTGTACtgtaaatctctctctttctcttaatTATAATGTTCTTACCTTTCCCGTGATTTCAATGCCAATTTCATCCAGAACCTGGTTGACAATGTCTTCAGATTCTTCTTCATCCCCGGACTCGTCAAAGATGTCATCTAGCGTGTCGTTGACTAGATGagacaaggagggaggagacaaggacaGACAGGTCAATGAAGCAGCGGTCAGACACATTGATTTTCAGTCACAGTTTGGACTTCAGAATGAGAAGGCTGGAAATGTTGCATTCTTACTACCAAATGTATGAAAGTATGGATGCTTGTGGGTGGGCATTTGCAtattaagttaaaaaaagatacCCTCTATGTCATAACTATACGTTCATAATTCTCTTGCTCTCGTTCAAACACAGATTAAAACACTCGTCGCTCCTCACAGCATGCACATATATCCTCCTGACTATCAGGTTTTGTCAAGCCTGTAAATACCAGCGCCTTTtttgtgagcatgtgtgtttaaaagtgtcCTTACTCATCTCCTCTGTCATGCCCATTTTCATGTTCTCCTTCTGGAAGTCCTGCATGGTCTTCATGGTCTTCTGTGGATCCATCTTTTTGTTCACCGCTTTCATggtctgtaaacattatgagAAGTAGGTTAAGAGAGTAATCTTAAGGTTTTCAGCTAATAATACATTTCCTAGTTTCTAGTTGTTCATTTCTTATTTCACATCTATTCTGCTTATTTTGCTATTTTCTTTCACACACCTACAGCTCTGGTTGTTACTGCACACACAACTACTTTCTGTCTGGTGTGAAAGTGTCTTATCTGTTGACCCTTTTTCTCAgccttacattt is a window of Labrus mixtus chromosome 13, fLabMix1.1, whole genome shotgun sequence DNA encoding:
- the pou1f1 gene encoding pituitary-specific positive transcription factor 1; protein product: MACQAFSADSFSTLSGDSPLPILMHHPSSSDCLPATSHAHSMVSAVSTGLSLGQPSKRSHMHLSTSSLGNALGNGPPSLHYPVAPCHYSNQQATYGMMAAQEMLSASISQTRILQTCGVPHTNMVSAGNPLQGSLTPCLYKFPDHGLGSGSCALSHSFSSLPSAFLSTDEAPGGLSVIEMKTDAQRKSVREPEDAPAMDSPQIRELEMFANDFKIRRIKLGYTQTNVGEALAAVHGSEFSQTTICRFENLQLSFKNACKLKAILAKWLDEAELAGALYSDKIGMNERKRKRRTTISLGAKEALERSFVEKNKPSSQEITRIAKGLHLEKEVVRVWFCNRRQREKRVKTSLNLSSCLSKISPNCITQMSKTQRAMM
- the chmp2ba gene encoding charged multivesicular body protein 2Ba, which translates into the protein MASIFKKKTVDDIIKDQSKELRSTQRQITRDRTALERQEKQMEAEIKKMAKSGNRDACKILAKQLVQLRKQKGRTYAVSSKVTSMSTQTKVMNSQMKMAGAMSTTAKTMKAVNKKMDPQKTMKTMQDFQKENMKMGMTEEMINDTLDDIFDESGDEEESEDIVNQVLDEIGIEITGKMVRAPAAGKGVPSAASSSKQATISDDEIERQLRALGVD